The DNA region TTCTGTTTCATGATCTGAATGGTGATAAACTTCCCGATTTAGCTGTAAAATCCGGAACTCAAATCAGTGTACATCTGAACCGGAACGGTAAACTGAATACTGTGGCCGAATCTGCAAAAGTGACTGTAGATTCTGATTCTCATTTTATAACAGGAACTATAGGAGATGGTTATAGTTGTAGGACCAGCCAATTGCTAAGTATTAAAGATGCCACTGTCACTCCAATTTCCTTTACACGTAATGATGCCCGGGGAAGAATGCTGACCGGCATGATTAACAGTTATGGAGTGATCGAGAAATTTGATTATGAAAATCTTACTAATGGCAGTATGTATTGGACGACATCTGACTATAATGTAGGTTTCCCATATAATAAGCTGTATATAGACGTTAATATGGTGAGTAATGCATACTCTATTTATAATGGTAAATATATATCTTCTGTATCGTATTATTATAATGATGCTGTTGCGCATCGTCAAGGCTTAGGCTTCTGTGGGTTCAGGAAAATTAGGATATATGACAATAACAGAGGAATTCAGACAGAACAGACTTTTGATCCCATGAAATTCGGATTCATTACTCAAGTGGTCACTCCAACGGCGGAATCGTCTTATAACTATCATATAGTTACTTTGTCAAATAAGCTAATCAGGATGTTTTCGAGCAGTAAGGAAGAAAAAGATAAGTTGAAAAACGTGTCAGTAAATTCCAGTTGCGTCTATGATGTTTATAGTAATGTAACGAAAGAAACATCTGTTTACAGCGATGGTCTCACGATAACAACTGATAAGTTTTATCATAACATAGACAATGGCACGACTTATAGAATAGGACTGTTATATGATCAGGTAACCACTAAAACAAAAGATGGTTTAACATGGGTCGGCAGAAATTACATACCTGTATTTGAAAAGAATCAGTTTCCGATTGTTACAGTGAATTATGTAAACGGGAAATCAGCCTCTCAAGTCACTCGTTTATATAAAGATGGGCTGGTTACTCAGGAACTTCTGAAAGAGTATGGAGCTACTACTAGCTTAAAAACGCTGTATGAATACGATTCTTATGGGAGGGTCATAAAGAAAACGACTCCTTTGAATTTTGTGAGTACGTATACGTACAATCCAAAGGGATTACTTTATTCTGTAAAAAATCATAAAGAACAGGAAACCACGTTCGAATATGATGATTGGGGTAGAAAAGTAAAAACTGTCTCTCCGGATGGTTCTGTAGAAACTACTTCATATTCTTGGGCTACGGCTCCGGCTTCAGCTTTAAGGCTTACTACCGTTTCTGCCACAGGTGCTCCGACTTCCCGGACTTATTATGATGCTTTAGGGAGGGAAGTAAGAAGTGGAAAACAACGCTTTGATGGAAATTATATTTATACCGATAATGTGTATGACGAGAGAGGGAGGTTGGCTAAAGTTTCCGTACCGTTCAAGGGAGCCACTCCTGCGCAATGGAATACATATACTTATGATTCTAATGATAGGGTCATATCATTAAAATATGCATCCGGTAAGGAGGACACTTTTTCATACTCTAATACAAGCGTAACTTCGGTGGTAGATGGTGTTTCAAAAACAGAAAAACAGGATGCTTCCGGAAATATAATATCAGTTACCGACCCCGCAGGTACCACTGCCTATAATTATAGACCGGACGGTCAGATGAATAGCGTAATTGCTCCGGGACAGATTACAACTACATTCGGGTATGATGATTTTGGCAGACGAATTACGATGAATGACCCAAGTTTCGGACTAATCGAATACGGTTATGACGCTATGGGGAATGGAGTTCTGGAAACTGATGCCAATGGAAATACTACGAAGAAAACTTATGATAATTTTCATCGTTTAACAAAAAAGGAGGTTGCCGGACAGACAATAAACTACAGCTATAATGCTGACAATCTCATAGAATCTGAGGTAAGTTCAAACGGGACGTCTAAAACCTATACTTATGACGCTTTGATGAGGCTGAAGACTATGAAAGAAACGAATGTGGATGGAAAATGGCTCGAAAAAACATTTACTTACGCGAGTGGGCGTATATCAGGCTTGGCGTATGCTTCCAATGTCGGCAGTATTGTGACTGAAAACTATACATATTCCTATGGTAATCTTTCGGAAGTGAAACTTAATAACTCGACATCCATCTGGAAGTTAACTGCTGAAAACTCATTAGGATTAACGACCGGTGTAAGCACAGGTATTCTGACCCGTACATATTCTTATGATGCAAACGGAATTCCAACGGGTAGGGTAGTTAAAAACGGTTCTACTGTTATTCAGAATTCCGGATATAATTTTAATGCTAAGACGGGCAATCTGAATTGGAGAAAAGACAATGTGAGGAACATTCAGGAGAGCTTTGGCTATGACAATCTGAACAGATTAACAAGCTTTGCCGGAAAAACGGCTGCTTACAGTAACAATGGAAATATAACCAATATATCTAATGTGGGAGCTTTTGTGTATAATGATGAGAAACCTTATGCGATAGCTTCGATTACTCCTTATGGTACGGAAGTTCCACTTCGGGAACAACAGATTACCTATAATGCTTTAAGAAGGCCGACGACTATTACTGAGAATGGTTATGTAGCAACATTTACATATAATGGGGAAGGTAATAGGGTCAAAATGAATCTGAAGAAGAACAATCAAGTTCAACTCAATAAATATTATTGGGGAAATCAATATGAATTCGAGACAGGAGTTGCGGGTTCAAAAGAAATTCTGTACCTTGGCGGCGATGCATATTCAGCGGCAGCAGTGTATGTGAAAGAAGGTTCAGGGGCTTGGGCTGTTTACTATCTGTGTGGGGATTATCTGGGTAACATTACCCACATTGTTAATTCCTCCGGTGTAGTCAAGCAAGAGTTGAGTTACGATGCGTGGGGCAGATTAAGAAATCCTGTTAATCAGGCTTTATATGCAGTTGGCACAGAACCTGCGTTATTCTTGGGCAGAGGTTATACTGGGCATGAGCATCTGACTGCCTTTGGTTTGATTAATATGAATGCAAGGCTTTATGATCCGGTTATAGGCAGATTCCTGTCTCCTGATCCGCAGTTGCAAGAACCGTATTCGAGCCAGAATTATAATAGGTATTCTTATTGCTTGAATAATCCATTAAGGTATATTGATGAAGATGGAGAGTTCTTCTTTTCAATATTTGCAGGTTTTTGGAAAGCTATTTTCCAAAAGAAAAATATTATAAAAACGATATGGAGCACTTTTACAAATGAGGCAAAGATGTATGGAGGGTTATTTACGACTGATAAGCGTAAGAGTTTTTGGGGACAATCCTGGGAACTCTTAAGCCGCTTTACTTGGCAATTACCTCAGACTATGGTAGGTCATACTTACGCCCATATATCTAATCATGTCGGTCAAGTAGATAATGTGGATTACTGGGGAGGAGCAACTGTAATGAGCGGAAATAACTGGGGACAAAAAGCAGTAACTCTGAGTAGTTTTATTATTGGTGATCGTACAATTTCGGCTGATCCGAATAACTCGGTATTCCAACATGAGTATGGGCACTACCTGCAAAGTCAATCGATGGGGTGGGGATATTTATCCAGAATAGGCATACCGAGCTTGATGAGTGCTGACGGAAGTGGGGAACATAAATATCAGCCTCACGAACAGGATGCGAATGCTAGGGCATTTTTATATTTTAATAGGCATGTTTCTGGGTTCTATCAAACGGGGGATCAATATTATACCAATGTTAAAAAAGGAAATAATATTGGATGGAATTTTGCTGTTAACCCGTTGGATATTAATCGTACTGGCAAAGAACGTGGATATCATGATTATCATAATCCTCAAGTCAGGGAGGCCATAAATAGTTTGAGAATAAAAGAAAAATGGTATGATTATGCATCATGGTCGGTTCCGGTTATTGGTCCTATTGGTATTGGAATTTATAACAGCAAGAGTTCGCGATAAAGTGCCCTATTTTATACACATTAATTACCTATATTATGAAAATTATAAAAATACTAGCTTTATGCTTATTGTCATGCTTGTTATGGGCATGTCCGGAACGAAGTGAGGCATATATTACACTTGTCAATAAATCAGATCAAAATATCGTTTACCAAGAGTATAGAGATTTTGGTCATACATTTAGTGATGCATTATTTCAATGCTCAGTTGGAGCCGTAGAAATTCAAAAGAGGACATCGGTTGTCATAGAGAGTTTAGACTATGCAGGATGGAAAGCCGATTTCAATTACACCCCTTGCATACAATTTTTAATCATGGATGAGCAGACTTATTCCCGATATATGTTTGAACCTTGTGATACAATTCGCAAATATGTTCCTATTCTTCATCGTTATCGGGTTTCATTAGAAGATATGGAACAGGCAAATTGGACAATAGTATATCCCCCTGAAGGTGAGAACTGAAATATAAAACTAATACATAAAATATGAAAAAACAAATCATTTTATTAGCAATCAGCATCTTGGGCGTATTCTCTCTTCATGCTTAGGAAATAAACAAGAGTCTGAGGCAATCCAAAAAGGAAGTAAACTCACAGCCACGTAAGGGCACGGACTGGAATAAACAACCTATCGGTTACGTTTTTGCAGGTGCAGGCATAGGATATATTCCATCGGTAGAAAAGGTTGAGGGACTGGCTGCTTCTAATTACGTTACGGGACTTGACTGGAGAGTGGGAATGTCTCGTTACTACAATCGTTGGGGATGGGGAGTACTTGTACAGCAATCGTTCCAAGCAATCAGTTGCTTTCTATGATGGTGTACGTGCTATGGCTATGGATGATATAGGGCGGTTATTGTATATTGCCCCTCAATTTACCGGTCGATGGATTTTAGGAGAGAAACTAACCATTTATGGCGCAATCGGTTGGGGGTGGTTGCGCTATAAAGAGACAGTGAAAGGAAGCGGATTGGGGGAACTCAGTGGTACAACCAATGCTTTAGGTGGAAATTTCACAGTGGGTCTTGAATATCGTTTGAGTTCGGTAGTAGGTATGAGCGTAGATCTCGGTTTAATAGGAGGCGAAATAGGGAAACTAAAAGTGGACAATACTGGGTTGCAGGCAACAATTCGAGAAGCCTTATGAAATGAATGCGAGCAGAAGAGGAAAAGAATATTTTCAAAAATATTATGATGTATCATGGGATGAAGATAAAAACCCAACTTACAAACCGGTGAGTACTAAATTAAAATATTAAACAGTATGAGAAAGAAAATATTAAAATCTGTATTATGTTTATTGTTATTGGGTTCTTGCGATAGTTGTCTTGAAAAAGGCGAAGCACGGTTATGTTTAGAAAACGAATCAGT from Bacteroides sp. MSB163 includes:
- a CDS encoding RHS repeat-associated core domain-containing protein — encoded protein: MEEADADGLYQVVREVNELSSEDGDVRNKVLPLDAPLLTPPLKPLDPLDPLEPLDPLLPAPPSLPELPSTVEIDRAKAVGEIPIQSRIENGSLTYSVPIEIYGGKNGHQPALALSYNSLMGNSIAGYGWCIGGLSYISICNSNYYYDGSNAKPASLDKNSAYSLDGSRLIKISETTSQINYQTEHGNVKVTFYAPSGKYYFDVWYPDGKKVTFGYPTNTSAQITYPITKSVDAFGGYIDFTYLLDNNVYYVTEIKYGSNSTQYGAIQFTYQARNDVQSSYIAGRLMKDSKLLSKIDTYYQSSMLLSTYTLSYDTSIYSFLSKISLKSNGKEVNPLMFYYGGESDESRFQTSTAFLETYFANSKAPDLILHKGKFNSLTRSEGLVAYPNFESYGITAHDSKGNCLYGSRYDPAQNLLVYKNLGDYFCSPVKIQAGNGFQKLYPVDIDGDGNDELVRINYWLHDQNSAKVDITTYDKNMTARNASFLLEGTFAEGSRQSAVPRLFITGDFNGDGKMELVAVSGNKLPKGETRTWSRTTMFNLESRTKIYDQTPFLFDYFKDALFAVDYNGDGRTDICLINGSGTYIHSYQGGTFVQIAYTSGIRNTDISSSSKRELLVEDINGDGLTDFLLGPKRNDYWVEMKQRPCGECSGCRGEIIDNSTIKDDFLPDNDGKVDINKPLGPTTRCIRPIPYGVTHYNSTYKTWTVLLATGSGFVSSTFEFLSNSDTNYQFLFHDLNGDKLPDLAVKSGTQISVHLNRNGKLNTVAESAKVTVDSDSHFITGTIGDGYSCRTSQLLSIKDATVTPISFTRNDARGRMLTGMINSYGVIEKFDYENLTNGSMYWTTSDYNVGFPYNKLYIDVNMVSNAYSIYNGKYISSVSYYYNDAVAHRQGLGFCGFRKIRIYDNNRGIQTEQTFDPMKFGFITQVVTPTAESSYNYHIVTLSNKLIRMFSSSKEEKDKLKNVSVNSSCVYDVYSNVTKETSVYSDGLTITTDKFYHNIDNGTTYRIGLLYDQVTTKTKDGLTWVGRNYIPVFEKNQFPIVTVNYVNGKSASQVTRLYKDGLVTQELLKEYGATTSLKTLYEYDSYGRVIKKTTPLNFVSTYTYNPKGLLYSVKNHKEQETTFEYDDWGRKVKTVSPDGSVETTSYSWATAPASALRLTTVSATGAPTSRTYYDALGREVRSGKQRFDGNYIYTDNVYDERGRLAKVSVPFKGATPAQWNTYTYDSNDRVISLKYASGKEDTFSYSNTSVTSVVDGVSKTEKQDASGNIISVTDPAGTTAYNYRPDGQMNSVIAPGQITTTFGYDDFGRRITMNDPSFGLIEYGYDAMGNGVLETDANGNTTKKTYDNFHRLTKKEVAGQTINYSYNADNLIESEVSSNGTSKTYTYDALMRLKTMKETNVDGKWLEKTFTYASGRISGLAYASNVGSIVTENYTYSYGNLSEVKLNNSTSIWKLTAENSLGLTTGVSTGILTRTYSYDANGIPTGRVVKNGSTVIQNSGYNFNAKTGNLNWRKDNVRNIQESFGYDNLNRLTSFAGKTAAYSNNGNITNISNVGAFVYNDEKPYAIASITPYGTEVPLREQQITYNALRRPTTITENGYVATFTYNGEGNRVKMNLKKNNQVQLNKYYWGNQYEFETGVAGSKEILYLGGDAYSAAAVYVKEGSGAWAVYYLCGDYLGNITHIVNSSGVVKQELSYDAWGRLRNPVNQALYAVGTEPALFLGRGYTGHEHLTAFGLINMNARLYDPVIGRFLSPDPQLQEPYSSQNYNRYSYCLNNPLRYIDEDGEFFFSIFAGFWKAIFQKKNIIKTIWSTFTNEAKMYGGLFTTDKRKSFWGQSWELLSRFTWQLPQTMVGHTYAHISNHVGQVDNVDYWGGATVMSGNNWGQKAVTLSSFIIGDRTISADPNNSVFQHEYGHYLQSQSMGWGYLSRIGIPSLMSADGSGEHKYQPHEQDANARAFLYFNRHVSGFYQTGDQYYTNVKKGNNIGWNFAVNPLDINRTGKERGYHDYHNPQVREAINSLRIKEKWYDYASWSVPVIGPIGIGIYNSKSSR